The nucleotide window GAATATTCTCAGAAAATAACAGAGTATATAAGAAAAAATGAGGAAAGACTTAGAGGTGAACGGGCTAAGCTTGATGTTGATAACAAGAGGATTATAAGTAAGGAAAAAGATTACTGGATTTCAGAAGTATATAGAAAGGTTTCAGAGCAAATACCTTCTATAATTTCAAACCCTGAGTACAAAAAGGGGCTTGAATTGATAATATCACGAGAAGCGAGAAACGGTTGCGTAATATATTGTTCAAGAGGGGATATGCCCACTGTAAAGAGCATAATTTCTTCTAAGAAAATTAACGCAAAGATAGAAGAGGATAATAGTATAAAGGCTGGGCTTAAAATTTTCTATCCTGATCAAAGTTTAATGAGAGATTTTACACTTGAAACAATTTTAAATCAGATCTTCGATGATCTAAGGGATGATATAGCACAAATTCTCTTTGGTGAGTAAGATGGCAGGAGAAGGTCGTGTTGTCCGAGTTAACGGTCCTT belongs to Stygiolobus caldivivus and includes:
- a CDS encoding V-type ATP synthase subunit E — protein: MKFEELLNSSLEEVKKKNEEELKKALVEATSIVDEKYSSVFLEYSQKITEYIRKNEERLRGERAKLDVDNKRIISKEKDYWISEVYRKVSEQIPSIISNPEYKKGLELIISREARNGCVIYCSRGDMPTVKSIISSKKINAKIEEDNSIKAGLKIFYPDQSLMRDFTLETILNQIFDDLRDDIAQILFGE